The Populus alba chromosome 6, ASM523922v2, whole genome shotgun sequence genomic interval TTTGGAGGTGTGTCAGAGGACCTTGACTGTGGAGAAGACCAGGGCTGTAAATAGAGGTTTTTGGACAGATTAGTATAACAGAGTAGGGTCCAATTGTATTTCAAGACCAAGATCCCCCCAAAACAAATATGATCAGCAAAATCAATACATGACATGCCATAGTTCTAGTTCAGCTTTCATGATTCGTTGTTATAGCAGTGATGAAATAGGGCATCAGGCTAGTCAATGTAGTAGCAAAATAGAAAGTCTTTTAGGAAAGAATTTGTTGATAGAGTAGCCAGCAGATGGTGAGACTGATCATGTTTACGAGGATTCTGATAATAGTGAAGGGATTTTGAATGGGAATGGCGGTATTACACTTAGTTGTTTGAAAAATCATGCAGTCACCCAAAGGTGATTCAAGACAAAATTGATAGCGTTTTAACATCTTCCAAACAACTTGTACAATAAATGACAAGGTATGTAGTTTGATCATCGATAGTGGTAGTTATGAGAATAATATGTCATTTGAAATGGTGGAGAAGTTGCAACTTGTGACAAAAAAACACCTCACCCCTTACAAACTGAAATAATTGAATGAAAACAAGGTAATTGTGAACAAACATtgtcttattttgttttccatagGCAAGACAGAATTTGATAATGTTTGGTGTGATGTGGTGGCTATGTATACGTGTCATATACTATTAGATAGACCTTGACAATATGACAAGAATGTTGTGCATGTTAGGAGGCATAATACATATACCCTTAGTAGAAAAAGGAAACGTATAATACTAGCACCTAGAAAGGAGGAGGCAATTGTTGAAGGCAAaggtaaaaaaaagtttttttatctacatttgtggagaagaagaagacaagataagagaaaagagaggagaagaaggaGGTGAAGAGTCTGAAAAGGGGCAGTAATGGTTTGGCATGGAACAAGCCATTAACAATCAGTGGCTCTATCATGAACAAGACTGTTTCGGGAATTGATTTTTGGCTTACTTTATCCGAGTTGATTGCAAGATAGAGGTCCAAAAGTGTTCAACGACAATGTTAGCAATGTGATTACCAGAACTCAGGACGAGTTCTTTCTAACCTAGAGAGAAAGATGATGTCAAGCTTGCAAAGTTATGGTTCCACGAGTAGTTTTTCTATGAGAATGACTTAACAAATGTTTTTATGGACCGGTGAGACAAGTctagactaaaaaaaaagtctagTCACAAGAGACTGAGTTAGCATCTTAAAACAAAGATATCAGGAGATTTAACTGTTGAATCGAGCTCAAATTTTTCAAGGTGATTCTCAGGAAGTTTTCTTGTAAGAAACCATTGCGTCACTTAACGGATcgttaaatcttaaaaaaaaaatcttgtttaggTCAATTTTGTTACTTTTCCTAagcttttttcaaatttattgtttaattcggatttttgttttaattttcttggtaCTTTTGGATTTCTAGTTATTTTCTAGTAAAGTTAGAGTTTTCTGACCTATTTATAAGTTATGTAAACCTCTAAAGAGGTAGGcgtcattaattttattttcaaaaaaataaattgtgaattTAGAGTTCACATCTACAATCTTTTTCActcaataaaattgttttatgtattgttgtttttatagcTTTCACCAGCATCGTTCCCTTATCTAATCAAACAATTTAATGAAACTGGCACCATAGCTACACATGATGCTGGATATAAGATTAATTACCTTGCGCATTCTTGTAGTTCATGCTTGCTCCAGAGTCCATGAGGATGAAAGCTATATCAGTTCTATTAAACAGTGCAGCCTACACCCAATCCATCCTTTCATTAGTTTCATACTTTTAACAGGCAagcaaaatatattatgaaaagaAAGTGAGAGATTATTACCAAATGTAGCAATGACATTCCTTGCTTATCATGATAGTTTGCATCCACACCCTGTTGAGATATTAATGTTTAAGTTCATTTTCAAATCTGATTTTGCTTTAAAGATGGTGAATACCTCACTCAGAAGCTTCTTGACTGCAACAGTATCACCATTCTTTATGGCTTCCCTTAAACCCTAAGCAGAACACATACATGGGCACAAACAACTGATCCATGAAActctttatgaaaaaaaaaaaaaaaatccccttgAGACTATCTTAAGTGGATTATACCTCTCCATTGACATCATAATCCATCTGAGGTTTATCAACACCACCATTTGTCATTTGGCCATGATTGAAAACTGAACTGCAAGTTTTTCACAAGCTAATGAAGAACCTTGGTAGAACACAATTTCCCACCAACTTTACAAGCCAGCAGCCaaatatataaatgaaacaagaaaaatgataCAACAATATGAATTCCAAACAAAGTAGTCATCTCATTTCTGTCTATCTAGTAACTTAACTCTGGTCCTATAATGTGGTTTAGCTTCCCTGCAATGCACAATTTGCATCTATTTTAGCTACTTTGTGCCCATGCAGGATCATGTTTCACAAAATAAACAATTGTGGAGTTAGAGTACTGGGTTTAAGATTCACAAGTTGGAAACCCAAAAGTCACTCATTAACTCAtatttcaatgtgggataatgTTAGATGACCAAAGGTCAAGAGCGAAAATGGCAGGTGGGAGAGGGTGAGTTTACAATCTTATTTAAATCCATTAACAAAAAATTGTACACTTTTGTACAGTTAACTTCCATGATCTTGCAATTCCACCTGCCaacctgaattttttaataaaccatTGTGCATCTGCAAGACCAACAATGACTGCCCAGCAAGAAACTAGTTTCCTTCACCACAAAGTAGCTGTATGGTGAAGTATTTTCATCCAAAGTAATTCAATTCTAACTTTTATCCTAGGAAAGTTATATTACAATTTACAAGATATATAATACTTGATTCCTGATTTAACTATAATGATTCCGCAGTATCCTATTATGTGAatcttaatatttcttttagatCTTTAAAATTGGCATCATCTGTTGCACTACTAGCATGTTACCAAGATAGACACTCAATGCTCAGTGGTTTTCTGAGCTCAAGCTCAGCCAATGATGATATATGCCCTATGAATAGATGTCTTTAGAATATGCAAGAGATGCTGATTGTTTCCATTTCCTTGCAAGGGATGATTGCTACTTTAAAACCAttgatataattgaaattgatgAGGTCAGCACCATAAGTTTCTCTTTAATCATTGTCCCCCTTTGGCCTCCAATGAGGACCAATTCTGGTTGTTTACCTATTCCACAGATATGTGATAAGgtacttaaaaagaaaaaggaacatGAACCATATTAcagaatacaaaaaagaaaaagaaaaaaggagaatGGGATGACAGGAAGAGAATCAAATACAAGATGATAACCTTTGCACCTGTAATTACCAATGGAACACAAACCAAGTCACTAGTGAACAGAATAAAGCTTTCCAGTGAACATACCTAGGCTTGCTGCTTGAAGTAGAACCTCTATTCTTCGGAGTAGCATCtgttttctttggttttggattcAATTGGGATGTGAATGTGGAAGAAGGTTTTGTCTGTTACATAATGGATTAAGTAAATTACCTCCACACGTGGAATAGGGAATCTAAaaccattaaagaaaaaacataccTGCATGGGAACTGGATCTGTTTTTGCTGTTGGTGCTTCACATATGCATAAAGGCATCCCACACGTGCACTCAATAGCACCTACGGTAGATTGTTGCATTATGGCCGGCTCCAGTTTTGGATGTATTTCTGCATCAATGTCTACTCTAGAAACTTTATCTATTACGGAATCAACTCCCTCCACAGAAACTTGGGATTCAACTTTCTCTGATCTGTATAAAACAAAGTTCATGATAACTGAATAAAGAAGAATGACTTTCataaagatgaaaagaaaggaCAAGAGAATGAAAAATCCTTCAGTGGCCCTGAGCTACATGAAGATCATCGATATCTACACACAACTGACAACGCAAAGAAGAGAGAACAGGGTGTAAAAGCATCTCTTTAAGCTAAGATAGGAATCATGATAAAGCCCCATCTTGGCTGATGAAGCCAGTATGCATAACCAAGAGCAACAGAGAAATGTTTACTACCTTAAGAAAGACAAATACATCTCCAAGAACAAGATAATTGACATAAATGTACTTTGCAAAGGATCCCTCCATTAACCAGGGCCTTAGGAAAAAAATACGATTCAATCTGCAAGTATCTCTATTCCTATCTCTATCCACAGGGAGTATTCTGCAACAAATTATGAACCATATATCCATAAACCTAAAGACCTATTCTTAAATAGCAAGCACGTTACTCTTTGCAATCCTAGAGGGTGAAAGAGGAACGGCTACTGTTGACAAAATGTTAACATAACAATCCAAGACAAGTATATGTGCAGAGAAGCAAGCCCACGGAATCAAAGGCATGAAGAAAAGACTGCATTTTCGCATAACAGGAAAGATACAGAATGGCATGTTAGTACAATTAAATTTCGAAACTAAGAGCAAAAATTCGATAAAGTTGAAGAGTAATTTACCGAGTAGAATCATTAAAGCAATCAGCACAAACTCTAACATTCGAGAGTATTCCAAACTGCGGCAAAGCCTGGATTGATTAATGCGCGCGCGCGCGagcacacattaaaaaaaatagaaaaaaaggagCAAATTG includes:
- the LOC118030618 gene encoding uncharacterized protein isoform X2, which codes for MSTEEPPPFQEAARCDVCKCSFNTFRRRHHCRCCGRTLCHEHSSNYLALPQFGILSNVRVCADCFNDSTRSEKVESQVSVEGVDSVIDKVSRVDIDAEIHPKLEPAIMQQSTVGAIECTCGMPLCICEAPTAKTDPVPMQTKPSSTFTSQLNPKPKKTDATPKNRGSTSSSKPSSVFNHGQMTNGGVDKPQMDYDVNGEGLREAIKNGDTVAVKKLLSEGVDANYHDKQGMSLLHLAALFNRTDIAFILMDSGASMNYKNAQALVFSTVKVL
- the LOC118030618 gene encoding uncharacterized protein isoform X1 — protein: MSTEEPPPFQEAARCDVCKCSFNTFRRRHHCRCCGRTLCHEHSSNYLALPQFGILSNVRVCADCFNDSTRSEKVESQVSVEGVDSVIDKVSRVDIDAEIHPKLEPAIMQQSTVGAIECTCGMPLCICEAPTAKTDPVPMQTKPSSTFTSQLNPKPKKTDATPKNRGSTSSSKPSSVFNHGQMTNGGVDKPQMDYDVNGEGLREAIKNGDTVAVKKLLSEGVDANYHDKQGMSLLHLAALFNRTDIAFILMDSGASMNYKNAQGETPLDCAPATLQYKMKQKMEESGQQGPHNSL